In Myotis daubentonii chromosome 6, mMyoDau2.1, whole genome shotgun sequence, a genomic segment contains:
- the RFPL4B gene encoding ret finger protein-like 4B, protein MLKKEDLKLSCPLCREVNSEFPLVEWQVRIFTICIQQHGFLLERSLPRRDVFRRFQEHMTLDAATANSSIVLSDDLRQVHCGKIYHNPMEDAQRFAYMACVLGTPCFSSGRHYWEVEVEVGRGWALGVCKESVDRRRKSGFSSEQGFWVISMKAGTIHFSSIPETTISASPGLSRVGIFLDVEMEEVKFFDVTNDALICKCSNFFLEPLRPFFCPKLPGEDNGGFLSICL, encoded by the coding sequence ATGCTGAAAAAGGAGGATCTGAAATTGAGCTGCCCCTTATGTCGAGAAGTAAACTCAGAATTTCCTTTGGTGGAATGGCAAGTCAGAATCTTCACTATTTGCATCCAACAGCATGGGTTTCTACTGGAGCGAAGTCTGCCCAGGCGAGATGTGTTCCGGAGGTTCCAGGAGCATATGACTCTGGATGCAGCCACCGCCAACTCTAGCATAGTCCTCTCTGATGACTTGAGACAAGTCCACTGTGGGAAGATCTACCACAACCCAATGGAAGATGCCCAGAGGTTTGCCTACATGGCCTGTGTTCTAGGCACCCCATGCTTCTCATCTGGTCGCCATTATTGGGAGGTGGaagtggaagtggggagggggtgggctctTGGAGTCTGCAAGGAATCAGTGGACAGAAGGAGGAAGAGTGGCTTTTCCTCTGAGCAAGGCTTCTGGGTCATCAGCATGAAGGCAGGAACAATCCACTTCAGCTCCATTCCAGAAACCACCATTTCTGCAAGCCCCGGACTTAGTCGGGTAGGGATTTTTCTAGATGTTGAGATGGAAGAAGTCAAGTTTTTTGATGTTACAAATGATGCCCTCATCTGTAAGTGCAGTAATTTCTTTTTGGAACCTTTGCGCCCATTTTTCTGTCCTAAGTTACCTGGAGAAGACAACGGTGGCTTCCTGAGCATCTGCTTGTGA